GCGGTGAAGAAAGTTTTGGCTATATGGTAGGTGATTTTGTTCGCGATAAAGATGCCGTAACCTCTACCCTTTTAGCCTGTGAAATTGCAGCTATAACGAAATCTAATGGCAGTTCTTTCTTTAAAGAACTTATCCAATTGTATACAGAACACGGTTTTTACAAAGAAAAACTCGTGTCACTTACTAAAAAAGGTATTGAAGGCGCCGAAGAAATTAAACAAATGATGATCGACGCTAGAGAAAATCCGCTTACTATTATCAATGGCTCTAAAGTGGTAAAAATCGAAGATTACGATTTATCAGAAGCGAAAAACATGCTAACCGGTGAGACCACTAAAATTGACATCCCTAAATCGAATGTAATCATTTACTATACCGAAGACGGTAGCCAAGTGGCATTACGACCAAGTGGTACAGAACCAAAAATTAAGTTCTACGTAAGTGTAAACACCGCTTTATCTAATGTCAACGATTTTGAAGCTATCGAAACGGAACTCGATAACAAGGCGGAAGCCATTTTAAAAGACATGAACCTTATTTAATGAATAATTTTTATAACCTTTTACAATACGCCAAACCGTATAAAAAGTTTGCTATTGGGCATGTCATATCAAATATATTTTATGCTCTATTTGGCACCTTATCGTTCGTTGCACTAATTCCCATGCTTGATGTTCTTTTTAAGCCTAAGGAAGTTAGTGCAGCACCTGCTGTAAAGCCCGTTTATGAAGGGCTTGGCAATATCGACGACTACGGCAAGGACTTGCTAGCATACGAAGTTAGTCAGCACGCTGGTAGCGATCCTCAAAAAGCCCTATTTCTTGTGGTTAGCCTAATTATTATCCTATTCTTGTTAAAAAACATTTTTGGGTATATGGCCAACTACTTCATGGTTTTTCTAAGAAATGGCGTAGTAAGAGACTTAAGAACGGCCGTTTACAAAAAAACAGTAAGCCTACCACTCGCCTACTTTTCTGATCAAAAAAAAGGTGATATCATGGCTAGAGTAACCTCCGATGTATCGACATTACAGTACTCGATGCTTCCCATGCTAGAACTTATCGCTAGAGAACCTCTAATGATTATTTTCACCATCGGGACCATGTTTATTTTAAGTACTAAACTCACCCTATTTGTGTTTATTTTTATTCCTATATCTGGATTTATTATTTCTAGAATTGGAAAAACACTAAAGAAAAAATCGGATCGTGTACAAAGAGAACAGGGTACTATTCTTTCTATTTTAGAAGAAACATTAACAGGCTTACGAATTATTAAAGGTTTTAATGCTGAAGATAAATTCAGCAAAAAATTTCAAGATTCATCAGATCGGTCTTACCATTATTCTAATAAACTATTAAATCGTCAAAATTTAGCATCCCCTACCAGTGAGTTTTTAGGTATTTTGGTTATTGGTATTTTACTTTGGTATGGCGGGCAGTTGGTACTTATAGACAAATCGTTGGATGGTAGTTCGTTTATTGCTTTTATGGGATTAGCTTACAATATTATGGTGCCTGCAAAAGCAATTTCTCGTGGTATTTATAATGTAAAACAAGGTAGCGCTTCCGCGGAAAGAATCCAGGAAATTATTGATACGCCTAACCCATTAAAGGATATTGAAAACGCCATTGAAAAAGAAAGGTTCGATAGTGAAATCAAATTTGATAACATTTGGTTTAAGTATAAAGACGATTACGTTTTAAAGAATTTCAGTTTAAACATTCCTAAAGGAAAAACCGTTGCGCTTGTAGGGCAATCTGGTAGTGGAAAATCTACCATTGCCAACCTCATCACCCGTTTTTACGATGTGAACAAAGGGGAAATACTTATAGACGGAATTAATATTAAAAATCTAGCAACGAAATCTTTGCGTGATCAACTGGGCATAGTGACTCAAGATGCCATTCTTTTTAATGAAACCATAAAAAACAACCTAAAACTAGGGAATGATGAAGCTTCTGATGAAGACATCATTGAAGCTTTAAAAGTTGCTAATGCTTGGGAATTTGTTAAAGAACTTCCTGAAGGTATTGAAACCAATATTGGTGACGCTGGAAACAAATTGTCTGGCGGACAAAAACAACGTTTAAGTATTGCCCGTGCCGTACTTAAGAGTCCGCCAATCATGGTTTTAGACGAGGCGACATCAGCCCTTGATACCGAAAGCGAACGACTAGTTCAGGAAGCTTTAGAGAATATGATGAAAAACAGAACCTCTATTGTTATCGCACACCGCCTTTCAACTATACAAAAAGCCGATGAAATTGTAGTTCTAAACAAAGGAGAAATCGTTGAACAAGGCAAACACAGTGAACTTCTCGCCAAAAAAGGCGTTTACCAAAAGTTGGTGGCTATGCAAAGTTTCGAATAATCTTAGTATTTGAAGAAAAAAATAAACCTAACTTAATAGAGAATTAGAAAAAGGATAGAGATTTGGGTTTCTATCCTTTTTTCTGTTCCTGTCAGACTTGGGGACATCTAACAACATAAGTTAGGTTGTAAAACAAAAGTAAACTACAAGTCTTAATTTAGCAAGGAAAAACACAGTTAATCGTTATTTACGAACGTTTCATCGATAAAAAAACCTGTAATCCATTGATTTACAAATCATTTAAAATCTGAGAAAAACAAAAAGCATAGGGCATTAAACTTTTTGTAATTTTAGGAGTCCAATATGCAAACATCACTTAGTGACCGACGAAATAACACTAATAGAACAGCTACAATCTGATCACCAAAAGGATCAAGCCTTTAAGGCCTTATTAAGCCAATATAAAGAACGCTTGTATTGGCACATTCGTCATATTGTTAAATCTCACGACGACGCCGACGATGTTTTACAGAACACCTTTATAAAAATTTATAAAAACATACATAATTTTAAAGGGGACAGTAAGTTATTTTCATGGATGTACCGCATTGCAACAAACGAGTCTTTAACTTTTTTAAACAAAAAAGCCAAGCAGTTACAAATTACCAACGAAGAGCTACAAACAGCTTCCATTAATAATTTAACCTCAGATGTTTATTTTGAAGGCGACCAAATTCAATTAAAATTACAACAAGCCATTGCATCCCTTCCAGAAAAACAACAATTGGTATTTAATATGAAATACTTTCAAGATCTAAAATATAAGGATATGGCAGAAATATTAAACACAAGTGAAGGGGCTTTAAAAGCTTCATACCATATTGCGGTAAAAAAAATTGAAACCTATTTAACCCAAGATTAAACCTTTACAAAAAAACAAAGTCTAATTAATAAGATGAAAACAAATAAAATACATAATATTAAGTCTTCTGGTTTTAAAGCCCCACTGGATTATTTTGATGCTTTTGATGACAAACTCCTCGACAAGCTAAAAAATGAATCGCCTGTACAGGCTATAAAAACTAGTGGTTTTGAAGTGCCTAAAGGTTATTTTAAAACTATAGACGATACTATTATTAAGCAGATTGAAAGTGACAAACCTACAACTAAAGTCATTCCACTTTTCAATAAAAAAATGATTTTATACGCTACAAGTATCGCGGCTGCTGTACTATTACTATTTAATTTATCGTTGTTTGATACGAATAGCAAACCAACGTTTGATAGTTTGGATTCTCAATCTGTTGAAAATTATATTTTGAATGAAAACATAAGCTTTTCAGAATTGGCTTCACTTTTTTCTGATGAAGAATGGAATGCAAGCATATTTTCAGAAGACCATATAGACGATGAAAACATAGAGAATTACCTCCTTGATTATTCTGATATTGAAACTTTATTAACCGAATAAAAACATGAAAAAGATACTTCTTATACTCCTATTTTGCTATTCACTTTCAGTTACAGCACAAAATAACAAACGTGATCATATCAAAGCTTTGAAAGTTGCTTATATCACAGAAAAACTAGACTTCACACCTAGCGAAGCACAAAATTTTTGGCCTGTTTACAACGCTTACGAAGAAAAATATAGCCAAATTAAACATGATGAATTAAGACAAATTCGAAAGGAAATTAAATCGAATTTCGATACCATGACCGATGCGCAGGCAAAAACCTTAATTGATAAACAAAATAAAGCGGAGATGCAATTACATCAGCTTCGCATGGATTTTAATAAAGACCTTGCTAAAATCATTCCTCCGAAAAAAATAATTTTACTTAAAGTTTCGGAAGAAGATTTTAGAAGAAAAATGTTTGAAGAGTTTAAAAAACGTAGAGGCGAAAAACGTTAGTACGTTGAATTGATACTATCTTTAAAAGTTAGTTTAGCTATTTTACCAGGACCTGTACCATAAGCCACCGAATCGTTTAAAAAGCGTAAGGCATAAAACCCGGCTTCGGTAACCTCTTTCCAACTATTTCCAGAATCTA
This genomic interval from Tamlana carrageenivorans contains the following:
- a CDS encoding RNA polymerase sigma factor, which gives rise to MTDEITLIEQLQSDHQKDQAFKALLSQYKERLYWHIRHIVKSHDDADDVLQNTFIKIYKNIHNFKGDSKLFSWMYRIATNESLTFLNKKAKQLQITNEELQTASINNLTSDVYFEGDQIQLKLQQAIASLPEKQQLVFNMKYFQDLKYKDMAEILNTSEGALKASYHIAVKKIETYLTQD
- a CDS encoding ABC transporter ATP-binding protein; translated protein: MNNFYNLLQYAKPYKKFAIGHVISNIFYALFGTLSFVALIPMLDVLFKPKEVSAAPAVKPVYEGLGNIDDYGKDLLAYEVSQHAGSDPQKALFLVVSLIIILFLLKNIFGYMANYFMVFLRNGVVRDLRTAVYKKTVSLPLAYFSDQKKGDIMARVTSDVSTLQYSMLPMLELIAREPLMIIFTIGTMFILSTKLTLFVFIFIPISGFIISRIGKTLKKKSDRVQREQGTILSILEETLTGLRIIKGFNAEDKFSKKFQDSSDRSYHYSNKLLNRQNLASPTSEFLGILVIGILLWYGGQLVLIDKSLDGSSFIAFMGLAYNIMVPAKAISRGIYNVKQGSASAERIQEIIDTPNPLKDIENAIEKERFDSEIKFDNIWFKYKDDYVLKNFSLNIPKGKTVALVGQSGSGKSTIANLITRFYDVNKGEILIDGINIKNLATKSLRDQLGIVTQDAILFNETIKNNLKLGNDEASDEDIIEALKVANAWEFVKELPEGIETNIGDAGNKLSGGQKQRLSIARAVLKSPPIMVLDEATSALDTESERLVQEALENMMKNRTSIVIAHRLSTIQKADEIVVLNKGEIVEQGKHSELLAKKGVYQKLVAMQSFE
- a CDS encoding sensor of ECF-type sigma factor, whose amino-acid sequence is MKKILLILLFCYSLSVTAQNNKRDHIKALKVAYITEKLDFTPSEAQNFWPVYNAYEEKYSQIKHDELRQIRKEIKSNFDTMTDAQAKTLIDKQNKAEMQLHQLRMDFNKDLAKIIPPKKIILLKVSEEDFRRKMFEEFKKRRGEKR